The genomic interval gcaggcttctatacatggtataacagtcagtatcacacatgaaactgaaactaagcttacgacatgttttatttcttttttttatatatatatatattttttacaggtttggtgtttggactacgtcggtttcgaggactacgtagatgacgttttttttctacaataaaatggttaatgagggttgtgttgggggtgctttatttcaataaaatattttatctatatctttgtcttttcttttcaagttttattactaccactttagtaatggccgcggtctgagtgacaacgtccattactaagggtaggcttagtgttagccggtgcagagtctaacactaaccaccattattaccccggtacccaccaccaccagggtgccgggaagagccaagtacgatccagtacccgaccatctgttgtgatggtcgggctatggggcggccgcaggctggtattatgaggctgggaagggccaaaaacagtggaccttcccacccttgtaatgctaggctgctgctgctgctgtgttgtatctggctggctataaaAGTtgtggggaccccacgtcatttttttttttattatttatttattatttttattaaaaagacatggggttccacccaatttatcataaccagccacaaacaacatagtgttattagcctgggaatgtactaaaccagtggccctcccacccgtgtaatgccaggctgctgcggccttgtatatggctggttattaaaaatgtgggggacccaacgtctattgttaaatttaaaaaaaaaaaaactacgtgggggtcccccacatttttataaccagcccgatacaacacagcagcagcagcctagcattacaagggtgggaaggtccactgtttttggcccttcccagcctcataataccagcctacggccgccccagtacccgaccatcacaacagatggtcgggtactggatcgtaccaagctcttcccggcacccctggcggtggtgggtaccggggtaataatgggtggttagtgctagcctctgcaccggctaacactaagtaccgccttaataatggacgctgtcaatcagccaactgccattatctaggcactaataaagtttaaaaaaaaacacaaatacaaatcttttttattgaaataagaaatccccaacaaaaccctcgttaagcattttattaaaattttcaaaaaacgtagatctacgcagtattcCAACGAAtcggaagatgtagtccaattggtacatcaaaatctgcaacaacataaaaaaaaagttatcaatgtgaacaataccgatacttatactcacctacacacacacaaacaaccacacacaaccatatacacaaacacatataaacacacacccatatattacacaaacacacacataaacacacaaacacatacacacaaacatatacacaaacacacacatatacacacaaacacacacatatacacacaaacatatacacaaatacatgtacacaaacacacccatatatacacaaacacacacacacacacaaacacacacacacaaacatatacacaaacacaccaatatatacacaaacacaccatatatacacaaacacaccatatatacacaaacacacacatatatacaaacaaacacacacacacatatacacaaacacacacatatacaaaaacacttacaaacatatacacacaaacatatacacatttgcacaaacacacccatatatacacaaacacacacatatacacacaaacacacacacacatacacacacatataaactaaaaaaacacacatatacacacacaaacatatacacaaacacatgtacacaaacacacccttatatacacaaacacacatatacacaaacacacaaatatacatatacaaaaatacacaaacatatacacacaaacatatacacatatgcacaaacacacccatatatacacaaacacacacacataaacacacaaacacacacacatacacacacatagacgcctaatgggtaaattaaggactataggtttagaaaatatagtttgtaattggattgagaattggctcaaggaccgtatccagagagttgtggtcaatgattcctactctgaatggtcaccggttataagtggtgtaccccagggttcagtgctgggaccactattattcaacttatttattaatgatatagaggaagggattaatagcactatttctatttttgcagatgacaccaagctatgtaatatagttcagactatggaagatgttcatgaattacaggcagatttaaacaaactaagtgtttgggcgtccacttggcaaatgaagtttaatgtagataaatgtaaagttatgcatcttggtaccaacaacctgcatgcatcatatgtcctagggggcgctacactggcggattcacttgttgagaaggatctgggtgtacttgtaaatcataaactcaataacagcatgcagtgtcaatcagctgcttcaaaggccagcaggatattgtcgtgtattaaaagaggcatggactcgcgggacagggatgtaataatgccactttacaaagcattagtgaggcctcatctagaatatgcagttcagttctgggcaccagttcatagaaaggatgccctggagttggaaaaaatacaaagaagagcaacgaagctaataaggggcatggagaatttaagttatgaggaaagattgaaagaattaaacctatttagccttgaaaaaagacgactaaggggggacatgattaacttatataaatatattaatggcacatacaaaaaatatggtgaaatcctgttccttgtaaaaccccctcaaaaaacaagggggcactccctccgtctggagaaaaaaaggttcaagctgcagaggcgacaaggcttctttacagtgagaactgtgaatttatggaatagcctaccgcaggagctggtcacagcagggacagtagatggctttaaaaaagggttagataatttcctagaacaaaaaaatatttgctcctatgtgtagaaatttttccgttcccttttcccttcccttggttgaacttgatggacatgtgtcttttttcagccgtactaactatgtaactatgtaactatgtaacacacaaacatatacacaaacacatgcacacaaacacatgtacacaaacacacccatatatacacaaacacacccatatatacacaaacacacccatatatacacaaacacacacatatatacacacacacacacacacacacacacacacacacatatacacaaacacacatattcaaaaacacacacaaacatatacacacaaacatatacacatatgcacaaacacacccatatatacacaaacacacacatatacacacacatatacatatacaaaaacacacaaacatatacacacaaacatatacacatatgcacaaacacacccatatacacacaaacacacacacataaacacacaaacacacacacacatatacacaaacacacacatatacacacaaacaaatacacaaacacatgtacacaaacaaacccatatatacacaaacacacatacacaatcacacacatacaaacacacacacacaaacatatacacaaacacacccatatatacaaaaacacacccatatatacacaaacacacacatatatacacaatcacacacacatatacacaaacacacccatatatacaccatcacacacataaacacaccaaaaaaacacacacacacacatacacacactaacatatacacatatacacacacaaacatatgtacacaaacacacccatatatacccaaacacatacacaaacacacacatatacaaaaacacacacacatacacaaacatatacacacaaacatatacacaaacacacccatatatacacacacacataaacacacaaacacacacacatatacacaaacacaaaaatatacacacgaacatatacacatacacacaaatacacccatatatacactcacactaaaaacacacacacacacacacacacatatacacaagcatatacacaagcacatatacacaaacacacccatatatacacaaacacacacacacacacttacctttagcagagcgcagacttctcctcgcgacgggtgccttccactgcatctcctgtgcatgcgccgatatgcgcccagatgcgcgttcacgagtaaatgacatcctctgctcaggacgcagaggatgtcattacacatgcgcggccaccgctaaaggtaaatagtggtggccgggaacctaggcaacgagcaggatacaaagagggaccgaccgcaacttcaatcaaggatatcaagaaaacgacatcgctggacgacggacaggtaattagaattcttcttatttttacatgggggagctttagggtatgttcacacgcactaattatggacgtaattcgggcatttttgccccgaattacgtccgaaaatagcgcctcaatagcgctgacaaacatctgcccattgaaagcaatgggcagacgtttgtctgttcacacgaggcgtaatttacgcgccgctgtcaaatgacggcgcgtaaatagacgcccgcgtcaaagaagtgacctgtcacttctttggccgtaattggagcccttattcattgactccaatgaatagcagtgccaattacgtccgtaatggacgcggcgttcaagcgcctgcacatgccgttacggctgaaattacggggatgttttcaagctgaaacatccccgtaatttcagccgttatggacgcccttgtgtgaacatacccttatagctccatttatcaacttgggaataaccctttaaagacagctcaaaagtacttggatacactcatgggtgacctaagagtgttatacagggcttctagggcttttaaacagtgttatacacgatttttaggggctttcttgtattacaggttcggtccgaatcgaactttttcatgaaattcagcGAACCagccaaaccgaacttttcataagttcgctcatctctagtcctggcATTCATATATATGTGACTCATACTACCTACATAATCATAGACCAAgtgcaccccttcatggcaacagtatcccctaatggcagtggcctcttacaGCAGGATAATCCGCTCTGCCACATTGCAAATAGTGTCCAAAAATAATGTGTGGTACATATAAAAAATTCAAGGTGTTTACTTGGACCTCAAATTCCCAAGAACAGATCTGTATCTAATCCAACAACTGACGGATGTGCTGGAAAACATGTCCAATGTATGGGGGCCGCATCTTGCCACTTAcggagaggtcttgtggagttcatGCCTCAATGGGTCAGAATGAGTCAGAATGGTTTTGGTAGCACAAGGGggatctacacaatattaggcaagtGGCTGTGATGTCATGGCTGatgtatgtatatgttaaatCAGTGAAAGAAACCTCCACAACCAGACACAAATACAAGAAATATAAAGAATACTGTCTACAGCGTTTTTGTTTAATGTAATGTCATTTTATGTGTAATATTACACTACGGTATAATGGACTAGTGTCTTGTCTTTACAATCCATCATCAAGAAATCATAAAATCAGCTTAAGTCTATGGAAAGCTTCTGTAAAGTCTTTGTTCCTCAGAGTGTATATAATAGGGTTAAGCAGTGGGGTCACCACAGTATAACTCAGAGACAAGATCTTACTCAGGATCAGGGATTGTCCTCTTGGTGGAAACATATAAACAATAATTAATGTCCCATAAAGTATAGAAACCACAatgaggtgggagctacaggtggagaagtctttaTGTCTACCGGTATTGGATGGAAACTTCAGAATGGTGATGACAATGTACACATAGGACATCGCAATTATTACACAGGGTATAATTACAATTAAGAATCCAAATATGAGATTCTGGGTATGAACGATGGATGTATCAGAGCAGGAGAGCTGCATTAAAgatcacaatgtacaatgccaagAATCGGCTCAAGAGATGTAAATCACCCCACCACTAAACTCTGGAGCAGCGTGTTCTCTAGTGTGATTAATCACTATCTGGAGGCTTGATGGAAAAATCTGATTTGGTGAATGCCGAAAGAACTCTACCTACCAAAAAGCTTTTACTAGGGGAGAAATAatggtttggggctgtttttcgggATTTGGCTTCTTTTTTCCAGTGAAGAATTATGTTAATACTACAGAATACAGAATACAAAGACAATTGTAACATCCAATATTGTGGAAGACTGTGCCCCTGTGTACAAAGCaagatccataaagacatggtgtgagGAGTTTGGTatggaggaactcgagtggctgcacagagccctgacctcatccCCAACAAATACTTTTGAAATTATTTGGAACGCTAATTGCGAACAACACCTTCTCGTCCAACAGCAATTTCCCTGCCTCACACATGATCTTTtgactgaatgggcacaaatttcaTCTGATACACTCtagaatcttgtggaaagcctttccggaagagtggaggctgttatagccgccaactccatattaacacccatgCTTTTCATAGGATGTTCAACAATCTcaaataggtgtgatggtcaggtgtctaaATACCTTTGGCcagatagtgtatataatattagtATTCATTTACCAGATTACATGCTTGTCAAGTGTTTGCTTTACGGCTATCCTAATGTCTTTATTCCGTAGACTGTATATAATGGGGTTTATGAATGGAGTAATCACAGTGTAGAGCAGGGATAGGATCTTACTCATGGTGGCTGTTTGTCCTTTTGTTGGGACAATATAGACACTGAACATAGTCCAGTAAAATATGGAGACGACAatgaggtgggagctacaggtggagaaggctttctgtCTACCGGTACTGGACGGAATCCTGAAGATTGTTAGAATTATGTAAGTATAAGACATTCCAATGATTGTGGTTGGAATAATTACAAAGGGAACACTCTGTAAATACAGTTCCAGCTGAATAATGGAGGTATCAAAACAGGAAAGTTCTATTAAGGGAACAAGATCACAGAAGAAATGGTCAATGATATTTGGTCCACAGAAACTTAGATTTGATATTGTTATGGCGTTAATCAAAATAATGAAAAATCCAAGAAACCAAGAGATGACGGTCAATATCACACAATGTCTACGTGTCATAATAGAGGTGTAACGGAGGGGGTTAcagatggccacatatctgtcataAGACATCACTGTGAGGAGAAAACATTCAAATGCTTCTGAGAcaccgaaaaaaaaaaactgagtcaAACAGTTAATAAAAGTAATGGTCCCCCCATTACTCAGTATAATATGGAGCATGTTAGGGACAATATCTGAGGTCAACAAGATGTCGCTGATGGACAGTAGTGAGATGAAGAAGTACATTGGAGTGTGGAGGTTCTTACTGATGGACACCAGGGTAATGATCAGGAGGTTTCCATATATTGTCCCACAGTAAACCACCAGGAGAAGACAGTAAAGTAAAATTTGTAAATCTTGACTGACTTGAAAAGCTAAGAGGAAAAACTCAGTGACCGCCGTCAGATTGTTCTCCTGTGTGTAGAACAGATAGTTATGATGTCATAAACCAAAAACAGAAACTATTTTATCATAAACTTCAAGAGTGAGAGTGTTCCAGACAGAAATATATGTTACAGAATACAGTGCGTAGACTGCTGAGAAATGTCAAACTTGTCCTATACACAATCAGTGACAGATCTAACTATTATTTCTGGGCAACAAATTCACTTCATATTTACCATTTATGATCGATCACATATGAGCATTATTATTATTCCCACCAACATTCCCTACTACAAGATTTTTTTCTAATAGATGACATAACACAATCAGATTCTAACACTTAATTGCGTCATAGAATTCTAGAATTTAGATTATATTTCTCATTATTTACATTAAGAATTGAAGAACTTTTTGTTATAGAGGTATTGTGTCTTTTTTCCATATAGACTATGGTAATGTAATTGTTTGCtatataataatagtgataataataatgttgataattattattaataataataataattattattattattacagaaacaaaaataaatacaatctAATACCAATTATCCTGGTGACGCCGTATTACCTGTACTGTACTCGGATTATTGTTATGAGATTatctcttttcttctttttttctgtgACATAAATAGATTGTTATGTTTGTACACATTCTGGGTAAAAGTATGTGGACCCCTGACATTACACCTATATGTGCTTGTTGGACAGCCTATTCCTAAACCATGGGTTACAAAATGAATGCCACATCAGCCCCAGATCATTATCCACATTACACCAAACATTACAGTAATCACTATGTATTCCGGTAGGTGGCGTTCTCCTGGCCTCCATCTATCCGAGATTGGTCCATCAGATTGCCAGAGAGCTAAACATGATTCATCACCCCAAAGAACACTCTGCTCCAGGGTCCAGTGGCTTTACATCCCTCCAGCCGACACCTGACATTGTGAACTTAGGCTTGTGTGTAATAACCCATTACATGAAGCTCCcgacgcacagttcttgtgctgatgtcacttacaGACGCAGTTTGGTACTCTGTAGCGTCATCTTAGAAAGTCTTTATTATGTCTTGTATCACAGAGGTCACCTCACAATACTTACATCATGTTCTTTCTTCTTCATATTCATTTTAACATTTAAGTTTTCTATGAATCATAATTTTGTCCCCGAGGCAAATAAATGAAATTTAAGAAAACATCTAAACCATGTTGTGTGGCCGTCAGACTGAAGAATATGAGCTAATAATGGACGACCTGTAGATATTTATATAGAAAATACAGGGGACGTGCCGGGTGGAATAAGTCTGGGGAGAATTTTGGACAATGTCTCATGAGTCTCCTTTGTTTAAGTCAATTGAAGAATATAAATTATATTGTAATTACCAGCTGGATGTTATGAATATCAAAATTAATCTGTTTAGAAATAGTTTTACATTTTATCTGTATAAAGAAAACATCAGgaaagaaaataaaatgtattataagGTCGTGAATAATTATAAGGCCGTGATTAatgaccagcttaaaaaaaatattagaccGGCAGTAGCTGCGACTGTTTTGGCACAGGACCCGACACAACCTGTAACCATGATCATGAGCCTGGATTccgagaaggcctttgacacAGTGGCATGGCCTTTTTTAGACGCGGTCCTCTCCAAATTACAATTTGGTAAGTTTTTCTCTCAATTTGTACAGTTTCTGCGCTTTGATGCGAAAAAGTGTGTGACGGTCAATGGGCTGACTTCTCCCCTTATAGATATATTTAGGGGGACAAAACAGGGCTGCCCTCTTTCCCCTTTACTTTTTAATTGCTCCATCGATTCCTTGTAACGTCATCTAGAGCAAACTCTGATTTCTAAGGGAATTGAATCACACAATTTAGAATTAAAGGTAGAAGGAAGCGCGGATGAGATCTTGTTAGTGGTGTCGGATCCTAAACAGGTGCTGGCCCCACTCCTTCAGGACCTGGATAAAGTCGAGAGATTGTCCGGCTATGTGTTGAACGTGGACAAAACAGAATCTCTTTTACTAAAGGGACCTTCTGTACCGCTGTGGTCCTCGGCTTTCCCGTTCCGGTGGAAATCTTCAGCGTTATCATATTTGGGAGTACAAATCTCCAAACACCCGGGTAAATTATATAGGCTTAACATATCCCAATATATCTCCCAATTAGAGAAGAGATTAAGCACTTGGAAACACTTCACTCTCTCCTATTTGGGGAGTGCAAATCTTTTTAAGATGTCATAATTTCCTAGACTCCTCTATCTTCTACACTTGCTCCAAATTTACCTTACACCAGCGGATAAAAAACTGATTAACTTCCTTTATAGCTTGACACTGGAAACTACCCTTTACTCTTTAACAATTGGCGGGCAAGGCAAAAAATCAGAACGCATTTTCAGCTCTCCCCTTCGCTGTCTCGCCACCTGCCATTGATATGTAAGCCTAACTTCCAGGATGGCAACCCCCATGGCATATTTCGTTGTTGGCATGCATTGGGTCTGACCTCAATAAAACAGCTTGTTGACATACTGGAGAGGAGGATGCTTAACGTTGTCTAAGATGTGGTTGAAGTTCACGACCGTACCCATAGATCCCTTCCATAATTCACAAGCCAAAAAGCTATATCACAAATGTCTTGAAACAATTGCCATAGCGGGAATGGAAGCCCCATCTTCTCCAAGGCTTC from Rhinoderma darwinii isolate aRhiDar2 chromosome 3, aRhiDar2.hap1, whole genome shotgun sequence carries:
- the LOC142750719 gene encoding olfactory receptor 10A7-like — translated: QENNLTAVTEFFLLAFQVSQDLQILLYCLLLVVYCGTIYGNLLIITLVSISKNLHTPMYFFISLLSISDILLTSDIVPNMLHIILSNGGTITFINCLTQFFFFGVSEAFECFLLTVMSYDRYVAICNPLRYTSIMTRRHCVILTVISWFLGFFIILINAITISNLSFCGPNIIDHFFCDLVPLIELSCFDTSIIQLELYLQSVPFVIIPTTIIGMSYTYIILTIFRIPSSTGRQKAFSTCSSHLIVVSIFYWTMFSVYIVPTKGQTATMSKILSLLYTVITPFINPIIYSLRNKDIRIAVKQTLDKHVIW